In one Bosea sp. RAC05 genomic region, the following are encoded:
- a CDS encoding NAD(P)/FAD-dependent oxidoreductase encodes MSAPYDLAIVGGGIHGATVALFCARAGMRTVLFERGALCREASGVNAGTLTMQMTRVALIPYALQAHAMWASAREWLGHDVGVVVCDGLSLAFTPREAELLSFRAGKRREAGAPIELISEAAARAVEPGLGEGVLLAGHCKVDGYANAYLTGQAYRAALIEAGVDLREETPVSGVEREEGGFAVQTERGPVRARRLVLAGGVWLEEMAAWLGIDLPIKVLVNQLAVTERVAPVMRTVVGIASGLLSLKQYPHGTVVIGGGWQGKGDRQRGGAELVPESLIGNMRLACHAIPALRNARLARAWAGLEAETADALPAAGPIPGIPDAYVCGSVHSGYTSGPYIARLLAQRILGQEPADPLFPIDRLLAPPAAPTTPSADAGRATDEQPQHV; translated from the coding sequence CGCGGTGCGCTGTGCCGCGAGGCCTCCGGCGTGAACGCGGGCACGCTGACCATGCAGATGACGCGGGTGGCGCTGATCCCCTATGCGCTGCAGGCGCATGCGATGTGGGCCTCGGCGCGGGAGTGGCTCGGGCACGATGTCGGCGTTGTCGTCTGCGACGGGCTGTCGCTCGCCTTCACGCCGCGCGAGGCGGAACTGCTCAGCTTCCGGGCCGGCAAGCGCCGCGAGGCCGGTGCGCCGATCGAGCTGATCTCGGAAGCGGCCGCGCGCGCGGTCGAGCCGGGGCTGGGCGAAGGCGTCCTGCTCGCCGGGCACTGCAAGGTCGACGGCTACGCCAATGCCTATCTGACGGGGCAGGCCTATCGCGCCGCGCTGATCGAGGCCGGGGTCGATCTGCGCGAGGAGACGCCCGTCTCGGGCGTCGAGCGCGAGGAGGGCGGCTTTGCCGTTCAGACCGAGCGAGGTCCCGTCCGGGCCAGGCGGCTCGTGCTGGCGGGAGGGGTCTGGCTCGAGGAGATGGCGGCCTGGCTCGGCATCGACCTGCCCATCAAGGTGCTGGTGAACCAGCTCGCGGTGACCGAGCGCGTCGCGCCGGTCATGCGCACCGTCGTCGGCATCGCCAGCGGACTGTTGTCGCTGAAGCAGTATCCGCACGGCACGGTGGTGATCGGCGGCGGCTGGCAGGGCAAGGGCGACCGGCAGCGCGGCGGCGCCGAACTCGTGCCCGAGAGCCTGATCGGCAATATGCGCCTCGCCTGCCATGCCATTCCCGCGCTGCGGAATGCCAGGCTGGCCCGCGCCTGGGCGGGGCTGGAAGCCGAGACGGCCGACGCGCTGCCGGCGGCCGGGCCGATCCCGGGCATCCCCGACGCCTATGTCTGCGGCAGCGTCCACTCCGGCTACACCAGCGGCCCCTACATCGCCCGGCTGCTCGCCCAGCGCATCCTCGGGCAGGAGCCTGCCGACCCGCTCTTCCCGATCGACCGGCTGCTGGCTCCGCCAGCCGCCCCGACCACCCCATCCGCCGATGCAGGCCGAGCCACCGATGAACAGCCACAGCATGTCTGA